Proteins encoded together in one Halothermothrix orenii H 168 window:
- a CDS encoding motility protein A — protein MDLSTLIGILTGIVLLGGAIIMGGNAVIFLSVQSLMIVLGGTLAGTMVSYSFNELKKIPSLIRVAFQEHTLDSDEIIDILVGFAEKARREGLLALEQDVMEINDPFLQKGIQLVVDGTDPELVRNILETKLTFLEERHQKGRGLFSTMGQLAPSFGLIGTLIGLIQMLSQLDDPTNLGSGMAVALITTLYGALLANLLFNPLAGKLRIRSLEEVLLKEVMIEGVLSIQAGENPRIVREKLNAFLATERERIASEAPRFEEMAVGENA, from the coding sequence ATGGATTTGTCGACTTTAATTGGTATCCTGACAGGAATAGTCCTCCTTGGTGGCGCTATCATTATGGGAGGAAATGCAGTTATTTTCCTCAGTGTTCAGTCACTGATGATTGTTCTTGGGGGAACACTGGCCGGGACAATGGTAAGTTACTCTTTTAACGAATTAAAGAAAATACCATCATTAATAAGGGTGGCCTTTCAGGAACATACTCTTGATTCAGATGAAATAATAGATATACTTGTTGGTTTTGCTGAAAAGGCCAGGCGTGAGGGTTTGCTGGCCCTGGAGCAGGATGTCATGGAAATAAATGACCCGTTTTTACAAAAGGGTATTCAGCTGGTAGTTGACGGTACAGATCCCGAGCTTGTCAGAAACATCCTTGAAACAAAACTTACCTTCCTTGAAGAAAGGCATCAAAAAGGGCGAGGACTCTTCAGTACCATGGGTCAGCTGGCTCCGTCATTTGGATTAATCGGGACCCTCATCGGTTTAATCCAGATGTTAAGCCAGCTTGATGATCCGACCAATTTAGGTTCTGGTATGGCTGTAGCCCTTATTACTACCCTTTATGGTGCCCTCCTGGCAAACCTTTTATTTAATCCGCTGGCAGGTAAGTTGCGGATAAGGAGTCTTGAAGAGGTACTGTTAAAAGAAGTTATGATTGAAGGGGTTTTGTCCATTCAGGCCGGTGAAAACCCGAGGATAGTAAGAGAAAAGTTAAATGCCTTCCTGGCTACTGAAAGAGAAAGGATTGCTTCGGAGGCACCCAGGTTCGAAGAGATGGCGGTGGGTGAAAATGCCTAA
- a CDS encoding flagellar basal body-associated FliL family protein, with protein sequence MADKGGGVKSFIGIVIMMVLIAAGTSYGFMTYFDRTNSQHVLESKDIGPTYSLGDFIVNLSGTGGYQYIKASIVVEVSQDSVIRELDKRSPQIRDIIISILRDQKMADIEEPGARTIKNRVRAELNQVLTTGKITSVWFTQLVVQ encoded by the coding sequence ATGGCTGATAAAGGTGGAGGAGTAAAATCTTTCATTGGTATAGTAATTATGATGGTTTTAATTGCAGCCGGGACAAGTTATGGCTTTATGACCTACTTTGACCGGACCAATTCCCAGCATGTTCTTGAAAGCAAGGATATTGGCCCTACCTATTCACTGGGAGATTTTATCGTCAATCTCTCCGGTACAGGTGGATACCAGTACATAAAAGCAAGTATTGTAGTTGAAGTTAGTCAGGACAGTGTAATTCGTGAACTGGATAAAAGGAGTCCCCAGATAAGGGATATTATTATTTCAATTTTAAGGGACCAGAAAATGGCCGATATAGAGGAACCGGGGGCCAGAACCATAAAAAATAGAGTCAGGGCTGAGTTAAATCAGGTTTTAACTACCGGGAAAATCACCAGTGTTTGGTTTACTCAGCTGGTGGTTCAGTAG
- a CDS encoding OmpA/MotB family protein, producing MPKLKKDLEEENKNTSPGWMVTYGDMMTLLLVFFVFLYSFSVMNVEKFEGFISALQAKLGVMPGGKTIMDEELLSRGSIGNRFNPSNQVFEKVMGQINRYVEKEKLSDRVKMELTKRGLVVRLTGQVLYDIGKAEIKPGGKRLLDEIAGIIEKIPNEIAVEGHTDNWPIHNEQFPSNWELSTTRATNVIKYFIERHGIDPSRLSAAGYSEYRPLYPNDTVEHRAKNRRVEIVILNTLHNKAMERR from the coding sequence ATGCCTAAACTCAAAAAAGACCTGGAAGAGGAAAATAAGAATACTTCCCCGGGATGGATGGTTACATACGGGGATATGATGACCTTACTGTTAGTTTTCTTTGTTTTCCTGTATTCTTTTTCAGTGATGAATGTGGAAAAATTTGAGGGATTTATTTCTGCCCTTCAGGCTAAACTTGGTGTAATGCCTGGTGGTAAGACGATAATGGACGAGGAATTGTTATCAAGGGGTTCAATTGGAAACAGGTTCAATCCATCAAATCAGGTTTTTGAGAAGGTAATGGGCCAGATAAACCGGTATGTTGAAAAGGAAAAGTTATCAGACAGGGTTAAAATGGAACTTACCAAACGTGGGCTGGTGGTAAGATTAACCGGACAGGTCCTTTATGATATCGGGAAGGCAGAAATTAAGCCAGGAGGAAAAAGGCTTCTGGACGAAATTGCCGGTATCATAGAAAAAATTCCAAATGAAATAGCTGTCGAAGGCCACACCGATAACTGGCCAATACATAATGAACAATTTCCGTCCAACTGGGAATTATCAACTACCAGAGCCACCAATGTTATCAAATACTTTATAGAAAGACACGGTATTGATCCATCCCGTTTATCTGCAGCAGGGTATTCTGAATACCGACCCCTTTATCCCAATGATACAGTTGAACACCGGGCCAAAAATAGAAGGGTTGAAATAGTAATTCTCAATACACTACACAATAAGGCAATGGAAAGGAGGTAG
- a CDS encoding FliH/SctL family protein, with the protein MSKVIKSSRIIGEYRIKDVRHGDKDKKNSRMAKSGEKNRETSAVEKELNSRKKEIMEKTIAEANQRKEDIISKAEEEAENILYDARQKAEELTEKGYEEGFNKGHEQGYEEGYETALNNLQSLISTIEKSVTETEAELNKEVDRLPGEIIKLAVRIAEKIVNTRIELEPGVINPIVKGMLDGITRAEEVYIKINPGMFEYLDEEDIKSGFNRQKIKILPDDSLKPGDCTVETELGGKDGLIETKLELVEKELLKGAGIHEGD; encoded by the coding sequence TTGTCTAAAGTTATAAAATCATCCCGCATTATAGGGGAATACCGCATAAAAGATGTTCGTCATGGAGATAAGGATAAAAAAAATAGTAGAATGGCTAAATCCGGAGAAAAAAATCGTGAAACTTCTGCTGTGGAGAAGGAACTTAATAGCAGGAAAAAGGAAATTATGGAAAAGACCATAGCTGAAGCCAATCAGAGAAAAGAAGACATCATTTCAAAGGCAGAAGAAGAGGCAGAAAATATCCTTTATGATGCCAGACAAAAGGCGGAAGAGTTGACTGAAAAGGGGTATGAAGAGGGTTTTAACAAAGGTCATGAACAGGGTTATGAGGAAGGCTATGAAACAGCTTTAAATAATCTTCAATCCCTTATTTCAACCATTGAAAAGTCTGTTACCGAGACTGAAGCCGAATTGAATAAGGAGGTTGACAGGCTTCCCGGGGAGATAATTAAACTTGCTGTCAGGATTGCAGAAAAAATAGTGAATACCAGGATTGAACTTGAGCCCGGGGTCATAAATCCTATAGTAAAAGGGATGCTTGATGGTATTACCCGGGCTGAAGAAGTCTATATAAAGATAAACCCCGGGATGTTTGAATACCTTGATGAAGAAGATATTAAATCCGGTTTCAACAGGCAGAAGATTAAGATTTTGCCAGATGATTCCCTTAAACCCGGTGATTGTACTGTTGAGACAGAACTGGGTGGCAAAGATGGTTTAATTGAAACCAAACTGGAGCTGGTTGAAAAAGAACTACTAAAAGGAGCCGGGATCCATGAAGGGGATTGA
- a CDS encoding flagellar hook protein FlgE, with product MDSGMMRSMYAGVSGLKAHQTRMDVIGNNIANVNTVGYKSSSVTFKEMLSQTLRGAKAPQGGRGGVNPMQVGLGVGVGSITVDHTQGNLQPTGVTTDLAIQGNGYFVVNNGQKNLFTRAGRLNLDDNGYLVNVSNGFVIQGWMADISTGTINSGQDPENIHITDEYSIMNARATGNATISGNLDSQFGGTREITVDVLDSLGEMHTVTLSFTKRVPELTTTIGGWDLNFRATEPDINLNNLTIDFLADDDSQINASYNSGTNTVTVAADWDNSSTNAPADLEAIENAINDALNANGLASVDITATTTGAMTDFDGAGAITLSNPPSNTWDWNLVDVTDANLPASPASGTITFNPDGTINSGSNGSIAFDPTNGAATGQTINLDFSALTQLAEGFDFKINSDGYETGALEGFTIDDGGVITGSYSNGLVRPIGQIAIAYFVNPSGLMKEGETLFSPSENSGDPQIGEAGSGGRGKISVGNLEMSNVDLAEQFTDMITTQRGFQANSKIITTTDQMLQDLVNLKR from the coding sequence TTGGATTCAGGTATGATGCGTTCCATGTATGCCGGTGTTTCCGGTTTAAAAGCCCATCAAACTAGGATGGATGTCATTGGTAATAATATTGCCAATGTGAATACAGTTGGTTATAAAAGCAGTAGTGTTACTTTCAAAGAGATGTTAAGTCAGACCCTGCGCGGTGCTAAGGCACCACAGGGAGGCCGCGGGGGAGTTAACCCCATGCAGGTCGGCCTCGGGGTAGGAGTTGGCAGTATAACTGTTGACCATACCCAGGGCAATCTGCAGCCAACCGGTGTTACTACTGATCTTGCCATTCAGGGTAATGGATATTTTGTTGTCAATAATGGTCAGAAAAACCTGTTCACCAGGGCCGGTAGGCTAAACCTCGACGATAATGGATATCTTGTTAATGTTTCTAACGGTTTTGTAATTCAGGGCTGGATGGCCGACATCAGTACTGGTACCATTAATTCCGGGCAGGACCCCGAGAATATCCATATTACCGATGAATATTCAATTATGAATGCCCGGGCCACCGGGAATGCCACTATAAGTGGTAATCTTGATAGTCAATTTGGTGGGACCAGGGAAATTACTGTTGATGTCCTTGATTCCCTGGGGGAAATGCATACTGTAACCCTGTCCTTTACAAAAAGGGTACCTGAGCTTACCACAACAATTGGTGGCTGGGATCTAAATTTTAGAGCAACTGAACCAGATATTAATTTAAATAATTTGACAATTGATTTTCTTGCTGATGATGATAGTCAGATAAATGCAAGTTATAATAGTGGTACCAATACTGTAACTGTAGCTGCTGACTGGGATAACAGCAGTACAAATGCTCCTGCTGATTTAGAAGCTATTGAAAACGCTATAAATGATGCCTTAAATGCCAATGGGCTTGCCTCTGTAGATATTACGGCTACCACAACCGGGGCTATGACAGATTTTGATGGAGCTGGAGCTATAACCCTTTCCAATCCACCCAGCAATACCTGGGACTGGAATTTAGTAGATGTAACTGATGCTAATCTTCCTGCTTCGCCTGCATCAGGAACTATAACCTTCAATCCAGACGGGACAATAAATAGTGGGTCCAATGGTAGTATTGCCTTTGACCCGACCAATGGTGCCGCTACCGGTCAGACCATAAATCTTGATTTTTCAGCCCTGACCCAGCTGGCTGAAGGGTTTGACTTCAAAATAAATTCTGATGGATATGAAACCGGTGCTTTAGAAGGATTTACCATAGATGATGGTGGTGTCATCACCGGTAGTTATTCTAATGGACTTGTAAGGCCCATCGGGCAGATTGCCATTGCCTATTTTGTCAATCCGTCCGGGTTAATGAAGGAAGGAGAAACCCTCTTTTCACCATCAGAGAACTCAGGTGATCCCCAGATAGGGGAAGCAGGTAGTGGAGGTCGTGGCAAGATATCGGTCGGTAATCTGGAAATGTCCAATGTGGACCTTGCAGAACAGTTTACGGACATGATTACGACCCAGCGTGGTTTCCAGGCCAATTCCAAGATTATTACTACCACTGACCAGATGCTCCAGGACCTGGTTAACCTCAAGAGATAA
- a CDS encoding flagellar hook-length control protein FliK, whose translation MGGTMTFLAPLHAVNNSSPGSRINQSNVTGGTRGSGINSTDSTGQSFKDLVLNSATKDSKLESSLIKPEFKLVFDLLKLPPDKLKKQLSKLNRDELMELKTLLAAFWFDILPQFTGEVHGKMGALKTEELKQKISQLGEMVNKLLNQRSNQKVMVTGENETSDQKTDSMPGKTSLGAKETGLNNGEGNKTTIQGNSKQPETDTEKILNGIKSDGKNKLNISETEKLDIQKSNNTEKASHNVKARDNQGNKQGKTLQFKFEMDNKQNNFNFNDSLDNRVTDENKNIINRLLSSKADGQNRVNPGFAGNNSDSGVRDMNSFTGSYSPLFMPETGSENQSKVEHSAVTANRYEFINQIVDQLRVINRGNKNELEFQLEPRFLGKVKFNLKVEAGEVIARLMVENQYVKGMLEQNIHTLKTNLTNQGLNVENIYIETADSNEDTGSHQYSQQQEQNRDENRQPGKNYFNGEELARSGDLSPEELERLREYLPRWSSLGYYLHRMDLLA comes from the coding sequence TTGGGAGGAACAATGACATTTTTAGCACCACTCCATGCTGTAAATAATAGCAGTCCTGGCTCCCGGATTAATCAGAGTAATGTAACCGGTGGTACCAGAGGTTCCGGGATAAATTCAACAGATTCTACAGGCCAGTCATTTAAAGATTTAGTTTTAAATTCAGCAACAAAAGACAGTAAGCTGGAATCAAGTTTAATTAAACCTGAGTTTAAACTGGTGTTTGACCTTCTCAAATTACCACCCGATAAACTAAAAAAACAGCTTTCAAAGTTAAACAGAGATGAACTAATGGAATTGAAAACACTTCTCGCAGCCTTCTGGTTTGATATTCTACCTCAATTTACCGGTGAAGTTCATGGTAAAATGGGAGCTTTGAAGACAGAAGAGCTGAAACAGAAGATAAGCCAGCTGGGAGAGATGGTTAATAAATTATTGAATCAACGGAGTAATCAAAAGGTAATGGTTACAGGAGAGAATGAAACTTCTGACCAAAAAACTGATTCCATGCCAGGTAAAACCAGTTTGGGTGCAAAAGAGACGGGCCTGAATAATGGAGAGGGTAATAAAACAACTATCCAGGGAAACAGTAAACAACCAGAGACTGATACAGAAAAAATACTGAACGGAATTAAAAGCGATGGCAAAAATAAATTAAATATTTCTGAAACTGAAAAATTGGATATTCAAAAGTCAAACAATACTGAGAAAGCCAGCCATAACGTTAAGGCCAGAGACAATCAGGGTAATAAACAGGGTAAAACCCTTCAATTTAAATTTGAAATGGATAATAAACAAAATAACTTTAATTTTAACGATAGCCTGGATAACAGGGTTACAGATGAGAATAAAAATATTATTAACAGGCTCCTTTCCTCAAAAGCAGATGGACAAAACAGGGTTAATCCAGGTTTTGCCGGTAATAACTCTGATAGTGGTGTTAGAGACATGAATTCCTTTACAGGGAGTTATTCACCACTATTTATGCCGGAAACGGGTAGTGAGAACCAGTCAAAGGTCGAACATTCTGCAGTTACAGCAAACAGGTATGAATTTATTAACCAGATAGTAGACCAGCTCAGGGTAATTAACCGTGGTAACAAAAATGAACTCGAATTCCAGTTAGAACCCAGGTTTCTGGGTAAGGTTAAATTTAATTTAAAGGTGGAAGCCGGTGAAGTTATCGCCAGACTTATGGTAGAGAATCAATATGTCAAAGGAATGCTGGAACAGAACATACATACCTTAAAAACTAACCTGACCAATCAGGGTTTAAATGTTGAAAACATCTATATAGAGACTGCTGATTCCAATGAAGATACGGGCTCACATCAGTATTCCCAACAACAGGAACAGAATAGAGACGAAAACAGACAGCCTGGTAAAAATTACTTTAATGGAGAAGAACTGGCCCGGTCCGGTGATCTCAGTCCCGAAGAACTGGAAAGGTTAAGAGAATACCTACCACGTTGGTCTTCACTGGGGTATTACCTCCATCGAATGGATTTACTGGCATAA
- a CDS encoding flagellar FlbD family protein, translating into MIKVKKINGDEIVINADLMETVQATPDTVITLTTNKKILVLDDVDDIIKKVIEYKQKVFGNLKVEEG; encoded by the coding sequence ATGATTAAAGTTAAAAAAATTAATGGTGATGAAATTGTCATTAATGCAGACCTAATGGAAACAGTTCAGGCCACCCCTGATACAGTAATTACATTGACAACCAATAAAAAAATCCTGGTACTGGATGATGTTGACGATATTATAAAAAAGGTGATAGAGTATAAGCAGAAGGTTTTTGGTAACCTGAAGGTAGAAGAGGGGTGA
- the fliI gene encoding flagellar protein export ATPase FliI: protein MKGIDFSQLTSVVDRARVTRNYGHITRVVGLIIESKGPEVSIGEICLIKNGKRSVKAEVVGFDKDKVLLMPIGEMRGINPGARVVATGEKLTVKVGEGLLGQVLNGLGQPISSGLKMRHGFTEVPVMAQPPDPLLRKRITEPLSLGIRSIDGLLTCGRGQRVGIFAGSGVGKSTLLGMAARNTEADINVIGLVGERGREVRDFIERDLGPEGLKKSIVVVATSDKPALVRVKAAYVATAIAEFFRDQGKNVLLMMDSVTRVAMAFREVGLAVGEPPATRGYPPSVYAELPKLLERAGTNQHGTITALYTVLVEGDDFNEPVSDTVRGILDGHIVLSRDLASRNHYPAVDVLESVSRLMPDIVDEEHLQAAGEVKKMLADYRESEDLINIGAYKPGSNPAIDRALENINDINTFLRQGIGQKSSFEETVTMLKQIAGK, encoded by the coding sequence ATGAAGGGGATTGATTTTTCCCAGCTGACTTCAGTTGTAGACAGGGCCCGGGTGACCAGAAACTATGGCCATATAACCCGGGTAGTTGGTTTAATTATAGAGTCCAAAGGACCAGAAGTCAGTATTGGAGAAATATGTTTAATAAAAAACGGTAAACGGTCTGTTAAGGCAGAAGTGGTTGGATTTGATAAGGATAAGGTCTTATTAATGCCCATCGGGGAAATGAGGGGAATAAACCCCGGGGCCAGGGTCGTGGCCACCGGTGAAAAATTGACAGTTAAGGTCGGGGAAGGCCTGCTGGGACAGGTATTAAACGGTCTGGGCCAGCCTATCAGTAGTGGTTTAAAAATGAGGCATGGTTTTACTGAAGTCCCCGTCATGGCCCAGCCCCCCGATCCCCTGTTGAGAAAAAGAATTACTGAACCTTTAAGCCTTGGAATCCGTAGCATTGACGGTCTTTTAACCTGTGGCCGGGGGCAGCGTGTCGGTATTTTTGCCGGTAGTGGTGTCGGTAAAAGTACCCTGCTGGGAATGGCTGCCCGTAACACCGAGGCAGACATTAATGTTATTGGACTTGTTGGCGAACGTGGCCGTGAGGTCCGCGACTTTATTGAAAGGGACCTCGGTCCTGAGGGTTTAAAAAAGTCAATTGTGGTCGTTGCCACCTCGGATAAGCCAGCCCTGGTCAGGGTTAAGGCTGCCTATGTAGCCACTGCTATTGCTGAGTTCTTCCGTGACCAGGGGAAAAATGTCCTCTTAATGATGGATTCGGTAACAAGGGTGGCTATGGCCTTCCGTGAAGTGGGTCTAGCTGTTGGTGAACCTCCAGCTACCAGGGGTTACCCCCCTTCGGTCTATGCTGAATTACCCAAACTCCTGGAAAGAGCGGGGACAAACCAGCATGGCACCATTACAGCCCTCTATACGGTATTAGTCGAAGGTGATGACTTTAATGAACCCGTTTCTGATACGGTCCGGGGTATTCTGGATGGCCATATTGTGTTATCCCGGGACCTGGCTTCAAGGAATCATTATCCGGCTGTAGATGTCCTGGAGAGTGTCAGCCGTTTGATGCCTGATATTGTAGATGAAGAGCATTTGCAGGCGGCCGGTGAGGTTAAGAAAATGCTGGCTGATTATCGAGAATCAGAAGACCTGATAAATATCGGGGCCTATAAACCGGGTAGTAATCCGGCCATTGACAGGGCCCTTGAAAATATAAATGATATTAATACCTTCCTGAGACAGGGTATTGGCCAAAAGTCCAGTTTTGAAGAAACGGTAACTATGTTAAAGCAAATTGCTGGAAAGTAA
- the flgD gene encoding flagellar hook assembly protein FlgD — MTMLARTFSVTPQTSQSNEKVTMERNDGNNLDKDAFFKLLITQLRHQDPLKPMEDREFIAQMAEFSSLEQMANMNENLSTFMRMESLSQGAALIGRNVEYVDSQSGRILSGKVTKVVYESGTLYAHLDNDVKIPVDTITSIS, encoded by the coding sequence ATGACAATGCTGGCCAGAACCTTTAGTGTTACTCCACAGACCAGCCAGAGTAATGAAAAAGTCACTATGGAAAGAAATGATGGCAATAACCTTGATAAAGATGCTTTTTTCAAACTATTAATTACCCAGTTAAGGCACCAGGATCCCTTGAAACCAATGGAAGATAGAGAGTTTATTGCCCAGATGGCTGAATTTAGTTCCTTAGAACAGATGGCCAATATGAATGAAAACTTAAGTACCTTTATGCGAATGGAAAGTCTGTCCCAGGGGGCAGCTTTGATTGGTAGAAACGTTGAGTATGTAGATAGTCAAAGTGGAAGGATTTTAAGTGGTAAAGTGACCAAGGTAGTTTATGAATCGGGAACCCTGTATGCCCATCTCGATAATGATGTAAAAATACCTGTAGATACTATTACTTCAATCAGTTAA
- the fliM gene encoding flagellar motor switch protein FliM yields the protein MADVLSQSEIDSLLSALSSGDVDVEEIKKETEEEKVKVYDFRRPDKLSKEQMRTLEMIHENFARILTTTLSTQLRSRVDFEVASIEQLTYEEFIRSLPEPTIIGISEMEPFNGQFIFEINPDIGFAIIDRLFGGMGNPLDRVRTYTDIEKVVLRKVISWFLSGLPEAWENIIRVKPRLREIESNPQFTQVVPSNDMTILITMSAKIANSEGLVNVCIPYIMIEPIVPQLNAQQWFSNTREERTAQHIEAIKKKLKRAPLEVIAEVGKTQLTVTDLLYLQPGDVIRLDKKAEEKVDIRIGKNVKFQGVAGVSNKHMAVKITDVISNEEEGEENDG from the coding sequence ATGGCTGATGTATTGAGTCAGAGTGAAATAGATTCGTTACTATCTGCCCTGTCATCCGGTGATGTGGATGTCGAGGAGATAAAAAAAGAGACAGAAGAAGAAAAGGTAAAGGTTTATGATTTTCGGCGCCCCGATAAGCTGTCTAAAGAACAGATGAGAACCCTGGAAATGATCCATGAAAACTTTGCCCGAATCCTGACCACTACCTTATCCACCCAGCTCAGGAGTAGAGTCGATTTTGAGGTGGCTTCTATTGAACAGTTAACCTATGAAGAATTTATCCGGTCTCTACCAGAACCGACCATTATCGGTATCAGCGAGATGGAGCCCTTTAACGGACAGTTTATCTTTGAAATAAACCCTGATATTGGTTTTGCTATCATTGACAGGTTATTCGGGGGAATGGGGAATCCCCTGGACAGGGTCAGGACCTATACAGATATTGAAAAGGTTGTTTTACGAAAGGTAATATCCTGGTTTTTGAGTGGTTTACCGGAAGCCTGGGAAAACATTATCAGGGTTAAACCGAGGTTAAGGGAAATAGAGTCCAACCCTCAGTTTACCCAGGTTGTTCCCAGTAATGATATGACTATCCTGATTACCATGTCAGCCAAGATAGCAAATAGTGAAGGTCTGGTAAATGTCTGTATTCCCTACATCATGATAGAACCCATTGTACCACAATTAAATGCCCAGCAGTGGTTTTCCAATACCAGGGAAGAAAGAACAGCCCAGCATATTGAGGCTATCAAGAAGAAACTTAAGCGGGCCCCTCTTGAGGTTATTGCTGAAGTAGGGAAAACCCAGCTTACTGTTACTGATTTACTATATCTTCAACCCGGTGATGTCATCAGGCTAGACAAAAAGGCCGAAGAAAAGGTTGATATACGTATCGGGAAAAACGTTAAATTTCAGGGGGTTGCCGGGGTTAGTAATAAACATATGGCTGTAAAAATTACTGATGTTATCAGTAATGAAGAGGAAGGTGAAGAGAATGATGGATAA
- a CDS encoding MotE family protein, which yields MKKLLYTLLIIVFLGAVLFGLNYFEIISLKAWGEKVLTSAPVLEEYYKTDQAFDNLFNSWENIREENIQLSAEVNRLNKELKSLKEIADERALAISNLQEELTKLSKDKLNHQEKVNKLVKIYSEMDPEEAARIVDSLDRELTLEILTNMKEDIVAEILVNLEPDKAAELTRQLQE from the coding sequence ATGAAGAAACTGCTTTATACACTCCTTATAATAGTTTTTCTGGGAGCTGTCTTATTTGGGTTAAACTATTTTGAAATTATTTCCTTAAAGGCCTGGGGAGAGAAGGTTTTGACTTCTGCTCCTGTTTTAGAAGAATATTACAAAACAGATCAGGCCTTTGATAATCTCTTTAACTCCTGGGAGAATATCCGTGAGGAAAATATACAATTGTCTGCTGAAGTAAACAGGCTGAACAAGGAGTTGAAAAGCTTAAAAGAGATAGCTGACGAGAGGGCACTGGCCATAAGTAACCTTCAGGAAGAACTAACAAAATTAAGTAAAGATAAATTAAACCATCAGGAAAAGGTAAACAAACTCGTCAAAATCTATTCAGAAATGGATCCCGAGGAAGCGGCCAGAATAGTTGATTCCCTTGATCGTGAACTCACCCTTGAGATCCTGACCAACATGAAAGAGGATATTGTAGCCGAGATACTGGTCAATCTCGAGCCAGATAAAGCTGCTGAACTCACCCGTCAGTTACAGGAGTGA
- the fliJ gene encoding flagellar export protein FliJ, translated as MKKFEFNLQKVLEVRSLEEDLARNKLLAARQKEREIQSRLREMNSTQRELYDYLRENNLDIQGTIEARKYLVYNRKRINNTEDKLHRQRDVVARHQKEYIDRRKNKKVLEKLKEKENQKYMKEFFRTEQKILDEIGQRSSGIQGD; from the coding sequence TTGAAGAAATTTGAATTTAATCTACAAAAAGTTCTGGAAGTACGGAGTTTAGAAGAGGATCTGGCCCGGAATAAGTTGCTGGCAGCCCGCCAGAAGGAAAGGGAAATTCAATCTAGACTCCGGGAAATGAATTCAACTCAGAGGGAGTTATATGATTACCTCAGGGAAAATAACCTCGATATTCAGGGGACTATCGAGGCCCGAAAATACCTTGTTTATAATAGAAAGAGGATAAATAATACTGAAGATAAATTACATAGACAAAGGGATGTAGTCGCCAGACATCAGAAAGAATATATAGACAGGCGAAAAAATAAAAAAGTTCTGGAAAAATTAAAGGAGAAGGAAAATCAGAAATATATGAAGGAATTTTTCCGCACTGAACAGAAGATACTGGATGAAATCGGCCAGAGAAGTAGTGGGATACAGGGGGATTGA
- a CDS encoding TIGR02530 family flagellar biosynthesis protein, whose amino-acid sequence MVDNRLIVNHPINPAGKVQKKPAAPDKTDKQGKKVDFKKVLSRQLKEKTGVKFSKHAQNRLVSRNINLTEKDLNQLKNGIKKAEEKGSRDSLIMVNNVAYVVSVENKTVITAIDDSNIKENVFTNIDSAVFM is encoded by the coding sequence ATGGTTGATAACCGTTTGATAGTTAACCACCCCATAAACCCGGCCGGTAAGGTTCAGAAAAAACCGGCAGCTCCGGATAAAACCGATAAACAGGGCAAAAAGGTTGATTTTAAAAAGGTTTTATCCCGGCAGTTAAAAGAGAAGACCGGGGTTAAATTCTCGAAACATGCCCAGAATCGACTGGTATCCCGTAATATCAATTTAACTGAAAAGGACCTTAACCAGCTTAAAAACGGGATAAAGAAAGCAGAGGAAAAGGGCTCAAGGGATTCCCTCATTATGGTAAACAATGTAGCTTATGTGGTCAGTGTTGAGAACAAAACGGTGATTACAGCTATTGATGACAGCAATATTAAGGAAAATGTCTTTACAAATATAGATAGTGCTGTGTTTATGTAA